Proteins encoded by one window of Deltaproteobacteria bacterium:
- a CDS encoding TolC family protein, with protein MRTVRTLLALLLSLPLFASSDVRAGEVAVAVEDAIRLAVENNLDLQVQTFSPAIAEAGIRGARGIYDTRLTALLDHRGKDAQVAPGSATADRQRFFDFDAGVQRLVPTGGTASVSVNNAWFADNQGTSFSRYANPQLSFSFTQPVLQGWGREVTERGITLAQDSADVSLADWRQKAESTASAASGRFYDLYKARENLETRRASLAVARRIHEENEARVKAGVLASFQLLDSELGVLSRETDLLASERARREAADGLGVFLQRKEPGEIVPVVGSVAERIDTTEEAAIAVALRKRPELVRARVGVHSGEFSEKVSRNLALPSLSLAGTVGVTGLGKSYGEGFEDMASGKYPNWSVALNFSFPIGNSSALAELEANRLKAGQARVTLRSVEESVALEVRTALRALETRYRQIEVARKGVAVAGVRFESYEKRQKLGLATTKDLLDAESQLVAAKEGLVGALADYQVAVTEFYRSTGELLDRHNLAVEGKSIASKARKGTR; from the coding sequence ATGAGGACGGTGCGGACCCTGCTGGCGCTTCTACTTTCCCTGCCGCTGTTCGCTTCCTCCGACGTCCGCGCCGGCGAGGTCGCGGTGGCGGTGGAGGACGCCATCCGGTTGGCGGTGGAGAACAACCTGGACCTCCAGGTGCAGACCTTTTCCCCCGCGATCGCGGAGGCGGGCATCCGGGGCGCCCGGGGCATATACGACACGCGGCTGACCGCGCTGCTGGACCACAGGGGAAAGGACGCCCAGGTCGCGCCCGGGTCGGCGACGGCCGACCGGCAGCGGTTCTTCGACTTCGACGCCGGCGTCCAGAGGCTGGTCCCCACCGGCGGGACCGCGTCCGTTTCCGTCAACAACGCCTGGTTCGCCGACAACCAGGGGACCTCCTTCTCGAGGTACGCCAATCCCCAGCTCTCCTTCTCGTTCACCCAGCCGGTCCTCCAGGGGTGGGGACGCGAAGTGACCGAGCGGGGGATCACGCTCGCCCAGGACTCCGCCGACGTCTCGCTGGCGGATTGGCGGCAGAAGGCGGAGAGCACGGCGTCCGCCGCCAGCGGCCGATTCTACGACCTGTACAAGGCGCGGGAGAACCTGGAGACGCGCAGGGCGTCCCTGGCCGTCGCGCGGAGGATCCACGAGGAGAACGAGGCGCGGGTGAAGGCGGGCGTACTCGCGTCGTTTCAGCTCCTGGACTCCGAGCTGGGGGTCCTGTCGCGCGAGACGGACCTGCTCGCGTCGGAGCGGGCGCGCCGGGAGGCGGCCGACGGCCTCGGGGTCTTCCTGCAGCGGAAGGAACCGGGAGAGATCGTTCCCGTCGTGGGGTCGGTCGCCGAGCGGATCGACACGACGGAGGAGGCGGCGATCGCCGTCGCGCTCCGGAAACGCCCGGAGCTGGTCAGGGCGCGCGTCGGCGTCCACAGCGGCGAGTTCTCGGAGAAGGTCTCCCGAAACCTGGCGCTCCCCTCCCTCTCGCTCGCGGGAACGGTCGGCGTGACCGGGCTTGGGAAATCGTACGGAGAAGGGTTCGAGGACATGGCTTCCGGGAAGTACCCGAACTGGTCGGTCGCCCTCAACTTCTCCTTTCCCATCGGAAACTCATCCGCCCTGGCGGAGCTGGAGGCGAACCGGCTGAAGGCCGGGCAGGCCCGGGTGACGCTGCGGTCCGTCGAGGAGTCGGTGGCGCTCGAGGTCCGGACGGCCCTCCGCGCCCTCGAAACGCGGTACCGGCAGATCGAGGTGGCCCGGAAGGGGGTCGCCGTCGCCGGCGTCCGGTTCGAGTCGTACGAGAAGCGGCAGAAGCTCGGGCTGGCCACGACGAAAGATCTGCTGGACGCCGAATCGCAGCTGGTGGCGGCGAAGGAGGGGCTGGTAGGCGCCCTGGCGGATTACCAGGTCGCGGTGACCGAGTTCTACCGGAGCACGGGGGAACTGCTCGACCGGCACAACCTGGCGGTCGAAGGAAAATCGATCGCATCGAAGGCGCGGAAGGGAACCCGATGA
- a CDS encoding peptidyl-prolyl cis-trans isomerase has protein sequence MRKLLIAAGAFLLFCGAASGADTARKGGKPVVTMTTSLGVIKLELYPEKAPVTVANFLAYAKEGHYDGLIFHRVIGNFMIQGGGFTPDMKERGTKRPPIKNEADNGLANDRGTIAMARTMVVDSATAQFFINTVNNPPLNHRSKTREGYGYAVFGKVIEGMDVVDKIRAVPTGSVGMFQDVPKKPVTIQKVTVAEK, from the coding sequence ATGCGCAAGCTGCTCATCGCCGCGGGAGCGTTCCTGCTCTTCTGCGGGGCGGCGTCCGGCGCGGACACCGCCCGCAAAGGGGGCAAGCCCGTGGTTACCATGACGACGAGCCTGGGGGTCATCAAGCTGGAACTGTACCCGGAAAAGGCGCCGGTCACCGTCGCCAACTTCCTCGCGTACGCGAAGGAGGGCCACTACGACGGCCTGATCTTCCACAGGGTCATCGGGAACTTCATGATCCAGGGCGGCGGCTTCACGCCCGACATGAAGGAGCGGGGGACGAAGCGGCCCCCGATCAAGAACGAGGCGGACAACGGCCTTGCGAACGACCGTGGCACGATCGCGATGGCGCGGACCATGGTCGTGGATTCGGCCACCGCACAGTTCTTCATCAATACGGTGAACAACCCCCCCTTGAACCATCGTTCGAAGACCCGGGAAGGGTACGGCTACGCCGTCTTCGGGAAGGTGATCGAGGGGATGGACGTGGTCGACAAGATCCGCGCGGTCCCCACCGGCTCGGTCGGGATGTTCCAGGACGTGCCGAAGAAGCCGGTGACGATCCAGAAAGTGACGGTCGCCGAAAAGTAG
- a CDS encoding universal stress protein has translation MYRKVLVPLDGSALAERAVPHAEEIARASGAEILLLQAVGMPMPVVPEAVLVADARILQEAMRSASEYLERTASPLRKAGIAVRIRVDDRPPADAILHTAEMEDADLIVMSTHGRSGISRLVMGSVAESVLHASRRTLMLVKPERSAVPEHRGDEWYLNVP, from the coding sequence ATGTACAGGAAGGTGCTTGTTCCGCTGGACGGCTCCGCCCTCGCGGAGCGGGCCGTCCCCCACGCCGAGGAGATCGCCCGGGCTTCCGGCGCCGAGATCCTCCTCCTGCAGGCCGTCGGCATGCCGATGCCGGTCGTCCCCGAAGCGGTCCTCGTGGCGGACGCAAGGATCCTGCAGGAGGCGATGCGGAGCGCTTCGGAGTACCTCGAGCGGACCGCCTCTCCCCTCCGAAAGGCGGGGATCGCCGTGCGGATCCGTGTGGACGACCGTCCCCCCGCCGACGCGATCCTCCACACGGCCGAGATGGAGGACGCCGACCTGATCGTGATGAGCACCCACGGCAGGAGCGGCATCTCACGGCTGGTCATGGGGAGCGTTGCGGAGAGCGTGCTGCACGCCTCGCGGCGGACGTTGATGCTGGTCAAGCCCGAGCGGTCCGCCGTCCCGGAGCACCGCGGCGACGAATGGTACCTGAACGTACCGTGA
- a CDS encoding RluA family pseudouridine synthase, with translation MRRDQIFRVEGEESGRRLDRVLRDRFPGLPARSLRFAFDAGAIRVGGIPAPKGRPLREGEVVSADALAEPEDWLPVPCDLPGASVAYEDAEVAVLCKPPDVHTEPQRPNESGTLAGFLLRRFPGVAGISPEPGLTLLTRLDYATSGAVPAALTEASLDFLRREREKGRVVKGYLCMVRGEVAAPMSIPWEIRAEGGEAVRVLRGRDDPDPHRWTAIAPIRTGNGWTLLRATISRGKRHQIRAHLAAAGYPIVGDRRYSAVPASGPGKSRLMLHAWEVSFRHPATGETLRVSCPAPEEFGAT, from the coding sequence ATGCGGAGAGACCAGATCTTCCGGGTGGAGGGGGAGGAGTCGGGGAGGCGTCTCGACCGGGTCCTGCGGGACCGCTTCCCCGGATTGCCGGCGCGGAGCCTGCGGTTCGCCTTCGACGCCGGGGCGATCCGGGTGGGAGGGATTCCCGCCCCGAAGGGCCGCCCGCTCCGGGAGGGAGAGGTGGTGTCCGCGGACGCCCTCGCGGAACCGGAGGACTGGCTGCCCGTCCCGTGCGACCTGCCCGGCGCTTCGGTCGCCTACGAGGACGCGGAGGTCGCCGTCCTGTGCAAGCCTCCGGACGTCCACACGGAGCCGCAGCGGCCGAACGAATCCGGGACCCTCGCCGGGTTCCTGCTCCGGCGGTTCCCCGGGGTGGCCGGAATCTCGCCGGAGCCCGGTCTGACGCTCCTCACGCGGCTGGATTACGCGACCAGCGGTGCGGTCCCCGCCGCTCTGACCGAAGCCTCGCTGGATTTCCTGCGTCGCGAGCGGGAGAAGGGGCGGGTCGTCAAGGGATACCTGTGCATGGTCCGGGGAGAGGTCGCCGCACCGATGTCGATTCCGTGGGAGATCCGCGCGGAAGGGGGGGAAGCTGTCCGGGTGCTTCGCGGCCGTGACGATCCCGACCCGCACCGGTGGACCGCGATCGCACCGATACGGACCGGGAACGGGTGGACGCTGCTTCGGGCGACGATTTCCCGCGGGAAACGGCACCAGATCCGTGCCCATCTGGCCGCCGCGGGATACCCGATCGTGGGAGACCGGCGGTACTCCGCCGTCCCGGCGTCCGGTCCGGGGAAGAGCCGCCTGATGCTGCACGCGTGGGAGGTGTCGTTCCGGCATCCGGCAACGGGGGAGACGCTGCGGGTGTCATGCCCCGCTCCCGAGGAGTTCGGGGCTACCTGA
- a CDS encoding DUF4124 domain-containing protein translates to MADRSGTTNRGRYLTMSLAALAAVALFPCAAPADADIYRWEDERGVIHFTDNPSAIPEHLRGKIQPILKEPPIPGKPSLSTVGSPTLPSPGGVNGASAPSNDTSLGDRVTLPVGDDPSRQAESLRAKIDAKERFLEKVDNKRSQILNPLGNRFVSQEDLELYKKYSEELPGDRERLRELESGAPSVR, encoded by the coding sequence ATGGCCGATCGGTCCGGAACGACGAACCGGGGACGGTACCTGACGATGTCGCTCGCCGCGTTGGCGGCCGTGGCGCTGTTCCCTTGCGCGGCCCCGGCGGATGCCGACATCTACCGGTGGGAGGACGAGCGAGGGGTCATCCACTTCACCGACAACCCGTCCGCGATACCGGAGCATCTCCGCGGAAAGATACAGCCGATCCTCAAGGAGCCGCCGATCCCGGGAAAACCGTCCCTGTCCACCGTCGGAAGCCCAACGCTCCCTTCTCCCGGCGGGGTCAACGGCGCATCCGCCCCTTCGAACGACACCTCTCTGGGAGACCGGGTCACCCTGCCGGTCGGGGACGACCCGTCCCGGCAGGCGGAATCTCTACGGGCCAAGATCGATGCGAAGGAACGGTTCCTCGAAAAGGTCGACAACAAGCGGTCCCAGATACTGAATCCCCTGGGAAACCGGTTCGTTTCACAGGAAGACCTCGAGTTGTACAAGAAATACAGCGAAGAGCTTCCGGGCGACCGCGAGCGGCTCCGGGAGCTTGAATCCGGCGCACCTTCCGTCAGGTAG
- a CDS encoding PAS domain S-box protein, whose product MPGTLFQGGFVLAVLTGYLLLLFGIGYLGERKFDAIRARGLDRYVYVFAAGVYCTSWTFYGCIGNAAQNGPSFLALFIGPSVFALTWWTVLRKLVRFCRAHNVTSVPDLLSVRYGGTPWLGALATLFLVLGSVPYISLQLRAVGLTYDAISGGGGFAAAIDPMLVVALFLGAFALFFGGRYLDFTRPQGGVLTAVATESVVKLVILVAAGVFVCYGLFDGIGDVYARFRSHPEWGKLTGLSGAPGNGFARWTAYFVIAVIDVLLLPRQFHVFVVQNGDESHIRTAMWMFPLYLLLINLFVIPIAFGGLLLGLPASAGDNFILAIPMLSGQKGLSLLIFIGGFSAATAMVLVSSVALGKMVANNLVIPGILRARRGFHAYGYLLAATRASILAVIGLGYVYARWMSGNAALMEIGVISFVAVAQFGPPVFGGMYWKGGTAGGAVLGLCAGFTAWFYTLILPAAAKAGFLDPSFVANGPFGIALLRPADLLSAGIGDPVGNAVFWSLFLNVLGYAAGSHLFAAAGAAVPGVHPGGAEVPVPGSPPGRGAHYPSLEDIEAVMTRYAGHEKEKEVGEVVREIREIKSRGQTREAVIRQMELPARLERILTGSIGVLSARSVLRDMLPLTLADARTLVESFREMEKDLASTREAVSHKEEQIRARERLLASVVHSIDDGIVAFDAGGRITAVNEGGCRLFGRPERAMIGEGFQLLIRDTPYREKQRIIARSTYRHGRWRGEVDFVRGDGTQTAGLVSTARINDERGRAAGFVASFKDLSEIKAMQNKMIQSEKLASLGQMAAGVAHEIRTPLGSIKMSTRLLREEAAGSEASEMLGTIRDAVASMEVIVNELLDYTRDIALQLDDYDLVSIARSSVFGLEDEWRRRGVSVGVESGEGPVSAIVDGVRIKQVLTNIVKNAVEAAPDVRGRVTVRLAGGNGAVRITVEDNGPGMTPEELGNVFQPFYTNKAQGTGLGMSIVKRLVELHGGEVRIDSAAGRGTTVSVDLPGTPFAGTGRAQ is encoded by the coding sequence TTGCCGGGGACGCTGTTCCAGGGGGGATTCGTCCTCGCGGTGCTGACCGGGTACCTGCTGCTCCTCTTCGGGATCGGGTACCTCGGCGAGCGGAAATTCGACGCGATCCGCGCGCGCGGACTCGACCGGTACGTCTACGTGTTCGCGGCGGGAGTCTACTGCACCTCCTGGACCTTCTACGGATGCATCGGCAACGCGGCGCAGAACGGCCCGTCGTTCCTCGCCCTCTTCATCGGACCCTCGGTCTTCGCCCTGACCTGGTGGACGGTCCTCCGCAAGCTCGTGCGGTTCTGCCGGGCCCACAACGTCACATCCGTTCCCGACCTCCTGAGCGTCCGGTACGGCGGGACCCCGTGGCTGGGGGCGTTGGCGACCCTCTTCCTCGTCCTGGGAAGCGTTCCGTACATCTCCCTTCAGCTGCGCGCCGTCGGGCTCACGTACGACGCCATCTCGGGCGGCGGGGGCTTCGCGGCCGCGATCGACCCGATGCTCGTCGTCGCGCTGTTCCTGGGCGCCTTCGCGCTCTTCTTCGGGGGGCGGTACCTGGACTTCACCCGTCCCCAGGGGGGAGTCCTGACCGCCGTCGCGACGGAATCGGTGGTCAAGCTCGTCATCCTGGTGGCCGCCGGAGTCTTCGTCTGCTACGGGCTGTTCGACGGAATCGGGGACGTCTACGCCCGCTTCCGGTCCCACCCGGAGTGGGGGAAGCTCACCGGCCTCTCGGGCGCCCCGGGCAACGGGTTCGCCCGCTGGACCGCGTACTTCGTCATCGCCGTGATCGATGTCCTTCTGCTCCCGCGCCAGTTCCACGTCTTCGTCGTCCAGAACGGGGACGAATCGCACATCCGGACCGCGATGTGGATGTTCCCGCTCTATCTCCTCCTCATCAACCTGTTCGTGATCCCGATCGCGTTCGGCGGACTTCTGCTGGGGCTGCCGGCCTCGGCGGGAGACAACTTCATCCTCGCCATTCCGATGCTGTCCGGGCAGAAGGGATTGAGCCTCCTCATCTTCATCGGAGGCTTCTCCGCCGCCACCGCGATGGTGCTGGTCTCCTCCGTCGCGCTCGGCAAGATGGTGGCGAACAACCTGGTCATCCCCGGAATCCTCCGGGCCCGGAGGGGGTTTCACGCATACGGGTACCTGCTGGCGGCCACGCGGGCGTCGATCCTGGCGGTCATCGGGCTGGGGTACGTGTACGCGCGCTGGATGTCCGGGAACGCCGCGCTCATGGAGATCGGCGTGATCTCGTTCGTGGCGGTGGCGCAGTTCGGGCCGCCGGTCTTCGGCGGCATGTACTGGAAGGGGGGGACCGCCGGAGGCGCGGTCCTGGGGCTGTGCGCCGGCTTCACCGCCTGGTTCTACACCCTGATCCTGCCGGCGGCGGCCAAGGCCGGGTTTCTCGATCCCTCCTTCGTGGCGAACGGGCCGTTCGGGATCGCCCTTCTGCGCCCCGCGGACCTCCTCTCCGCCGGGATCGGCGATCCGGTGGGCAACGCCGTTTTCTGGTCCCTCTTCCTGAACGTCCTCGGGTACGCCGCGGGGTCGCACCTGTTCGCCGCGGCGGGCGCCGCCGTCCCCGGAGTCCACCCCGGCGGCGCGGAGGTCCCCGTCCCCGGGTCCCCCCCCGGGAGGGGCGCGCATTATCCGTCCCTCGAGGACATCGAGGCGGTGATGACACGGTACGCAGGACACGAGAAGGAGAAGGAGGTCGGGGAGGTCGTCCGCGAGATCCGCGAGATCAAGAGCCGCGGCCAGACCCGCGAGGCGGTGATCCGGCAGATGGAGCTCCCGGCGCGCCTCGAGAGGATCCTCACCGGCTCCATCGGCGTCCTTTCCGCCCGGAGCGTCCTGCGCGACATGCTGCCGCTGACGCTGGCGGACGCCCGGACGCTGGTCGAGTCGTTCCGGGAGATGGAGAAGGATCTGGCGTCCACCCGGGAGGCGGTGTCCCACAAGGAGGAGCAGATCCGCGCGCGGGAGCGGCTGCTGGCGAGCGTGGTCCACAGCATCGACGACGGGATCGTCGCGTTCGACGCGGGGGGGAGGATCACCGCCGTGAACGAAGGCGGGTGCCGCCTCTTCGGGCGGCCGGAACGGGCGATGATCGGGGAGGGGTTCCAGCTCCTCATCCGGGACACGCCGTACCGGGAGAAGCAGCGGATCATCGCCCGCTCCACCTACCGCCACGGCCGGTGGCGGGGAGAGGTGGATTTCGTCCGCGGGGACGGCACGCAGACGGCGGGGCTGGTCTCCACGGCGCGGATCAACGACGAGCGCGGCCGCGCGGCGGGATTCGTCGCTTCGTTCAAGGACCTCTCGGAGATCAAGGCGATGCAGAACAAGATGATCCAGAGCGAAAAACTCGCCTCGCTGGGGCAGATGGCGGCGGGGGTGGCGCACGAGATCCGCACCCCGCTGGGGTCGATCAAGATGAGCACGCGCCTCCTTCGGGAGGAGGCGGCGGGTTCCGAGGCCTCCGAGATGCTCGGGACGATCCGGGACGCCGTCGCGTCGATGGAGGTGATCGTCAACGAGCTGCTCGACTACACCCGGGACATCGCCCTGCAGCTCGACGACTACGACCTGGTCTCGATCGCCCGATCGTCGGTCTTCGGCCTGGAGGACGAGTGGCGCCGCCGGGGCGTCTCGGTCGGCGTGGAGTCCGGGGAAGGCCCTGTGAGCGCGATCGTGGACGGCGTGCGGATCAAGCAGGTGCTGACGAACATCGTGAAGAACGCGGTGGAGGCGGCCCCGGACGTCCGGGGCCGGGTCACCGTCCGGCTCGCGGGGGGCAACGGGGCCGTACGCATCACGGTCGAGGACAACGGCCCGGGGATGACGCCGGAGGAGCTGGGGAACGTCTTCCAGCCGTTCTACACCAACAAGGCGCAGGGGACGGGGCTCGGGATGTCGATCGTGAAGCGGCTGGTGGAGCTCCACGGCGGGGAGGTGCGGATCGATTCGGCCGCCGGGCGGGGCACGACCGTTTCGGTGGACCTGCCGGGCACCCCCTTCGCCGGGACGGGGAGGGCGCAATGA
- a CDS encoding sigma-54-dependent Fis family transcriptional regulator — MKRKILLVDDEEIFLRPLARTITSSGYLVETAGNAAEAKEKLKKGEFDLVISDVRMPGTDGIAFTRSIREEFGDLPVILMTAYGSIRTAVDAMKAGAHDYLLKPFEPDEILLHVRRTLEIQDLRTADRFRTARNQETFDLRKTLVWESPAMSRLQRDMADVLPLDTTVLLTGETGTGKQLIARALHYNGPRRDGPLIEVNCAAIPETLFETELFGHVRGAFTGAVSDRKGMFQLAHGGTLFLDEIGEVPLPLQPKLLTAIQDRTFLRVGGARQIDVDVRIIAATNKSLEEEVAAGRFRNDLFFRLSVYPLKVPPLRERAEDIPVLADFFLRRFARKCGKKIAQLSVADVDALRAYDWPGNVRELENFVERAVIRASGERVDFASVLSGTPRKGVSEGVPLHPELPFRDAKEKVVSAFERGYIRESLRKADGKLTEAARIAGMDNKNFSEKMKRHGLTLDNFW; from the coding sequence ATGAAGCGGAAGATCCTGCTGGTGGACGACGAGGAGATCTTCCTGCGCCCGCTGGCGCGCACCATCACCTCCTCCGGGTACCTCGTGGAAACGGCGGGAAACGCGGCAGAGGCGAAGGAGAAGCTGAAGAAGGGAGAATTCGACCTGGTGATCAGCGACGTCCGCATGCCGGGGACCGACGGCATCGCCTTCACCCGGTCGATCCGCGAGGAGTTCGGCGACCTGCCGGTGATCCTCATGACCGCGTACGGGAGCATCCGGACCGCCGTGGACGCGATGAAGGCGGGCGCGCACGACTACCTGCTGAAGCCGTTCGAGCCGGACGAGATCCTGCTTCACGTGCGCCGCACGCTGGAGATCCAGGACCTGCGGACGGCGGACCGGTTCCGCACCGCCCGGAACCAGGAGACGTTCGACCTGCGGAAGACGCTGGTGTGGGAGAGCCCCGCGATGAGCCGTCTCCAGCGGGACATGGCCGACGTCCTGCCGCTCGACACCACGGTGCTCCTGACCGGAGAGACGGGGACGGGGAAGCAGCTGATCGCGCGCGCGCTCCACTACAACGGGCCGCGCCGCGACGGGCCGCTGATCGAGGTCAACTGCGCGGCGATCCCGGAGACCCTCTTCGAGACGGAGCTGTTCGGGCACGTCCGCGGGGCGTTCACCGGCGCGGTGTCCGACCGGAAGGGGATGTTCCAGCTCGCCCACGGAGGGACCCTGTTCCTGGACGAGATCGGGGAGGTCCCGCTGCCGCTGCAGCCGAAGCTCCTGACCGCGATCCAGGACAGGACGTTCCTGCGCGTCGGCGGGGCGCGGCAGATCGACGTGGACGTGCGGATCATCGCGGCGACCAACAAGTCGCTCGAGGAGGAGGTGGCGGCGGGGAGGTTCCGCAACGACCTCTTCTTCCGCCTGTCCGTCTACCCGCTCAAGGTGCCGCCGCTCCGGGAGCGGGCCGAGGACATCCCGGTGCTGGCCGACTTCTTCCTGCGGCGGTTCGCCCGGAAGTGCGGAAAGAAGATCGCGCAACTTTCCGTCGCGGATGTCGACGCCCTGCGGGCGTACGACTGGCCGGGCAACGTCCGGGAACTGGAGAACTTCGTCGAGCGGGCGGTGATCCGGGCGTCCGGGGAGCGGGTGGATTTCGCCTCGGTGCTCTCCGGGACTCCGAGGAAAGGCGTTTCGGAGGGAGTGCCGCTCCACCCGGAACTTCCGTTCCGCGACGCCAAGGAGAAGGTCGTCTCCGCCTTCGAAAGGGGGTACATCCGCGAGTCGCTGCGAAAGGCGGACGGCAAGCTGACGGAGGCCGCGCGGATCGCCGGGATGGACAACAAGAACTTTTCCGAGAAGATGAAGCGGCATGGGCTGACGCTCGATAATTTTTGGTAG
- a CDS encoding ABC transporter ATP-binding protein, whose translation MPLLRIDDVHLSFGGVKAINGVSINVEKGTIHAIIGPNGAGKTSVFNCISSVYRPQRGAVYFEDRKVTGMKPDHVTALGIARTFQNIALFHHMTVLDNLMLGRHLFLKRGALAGGIFLGPARTEEIENRKVVEDIVDFLEIENIRKKPVGTLAYGLRKRVELGRALALKPKLLLLDEPMAGMNLEEKEDMARFVLDINEEWGVTTLLIEHDLGVVMDVSHRVSVLDFGVKIAEGTPSEVANDPHVIKAYIGEEDDFLREMEAR comes from the coding sequence ATGCCGCTGCTGCGCATCGACGACGTGCACCTGTCCTTCGGCGGGGTCAAGGCGATCAACGGGGTCTCGATCAACGTGGAGAAGGGGACGATCCACGCGATCATCGGGCCCAACGGCGCCGGGAAGACCTCCGTCTTCAACTGCATCTCTTCCGTGTACCGGCCGCAGCGCGGGGCGGTCTACTTCGAGGACCGCAAGGTCACCGGGATGAAACCCGACCACGTGACCGCCCTGGGGATCGCCCGCACCTTCCAGAACATCGCCCTGTTCCACCACATGACCGTGCTCGACAACCTGATGCTGGGCCGCCACCTGTTCCTGAAGAGGGGCGCCCTCGCCGGCGGGATCTTCCTCGGACCCGCGCGCACGGAGGAGATCGAGAACCGGAAGGTGGTCGAGGATATCGTCGACTTCCTCGAGATCGAGAACATCCGCAAGAAGCCGGTCGGGACGCTCGCGTACGGCCTTCGAAAGCGCGTCGAGCTCGGCCGCGCCCTGGCGCTCAAGCCCAAGCTCCTCCTCCTCGACGAGCCGATGGCGGGGATGAACCTCGAGGAGAAGGAGGACATGGCCCGTTTCGTCCTCGACATCAACGAGGAGTGGGGGGTGACGACGCTCCTCATCGAGCACGACCTGGGCGTCGTGATGGACGTAAGCCACAGGGTGAGCGTGCTGGACTTCGGGGTGAAGATCGCCGAGGGGACGCCCTCGGAGGTCGCCAACGACCCGCACGTGATCAAGGCGTACATCGGGGAGGAAGACGACTTCCTGCGGGAAATGGAGGCGCGCTGA